The following coding sequences lie in one Numida meleagris isolate 19003 breed g44 Domestic line chromosome Z, NumMel1.0, whole genome shotgun sequence genomic window:
- the POLK gene encoding DNA polymerase kappa isoform X1 → MDNMNKVDNTSCNGGALLRMGLNDNKAGMQGLDKEKINKIIMEASKGSKFYENELKKDQQVNQRIEKMMQLKEKITQQQLLKAQLQVDKLVMELEQSRNLSSTIVHIDMDAFYAAVEMRDNPELKEKPIAVGSMSMLSTSNYHARRFGVRAAMPGFIAKKLCPHLTIVPLNFEKYRKVSKEVKEILAEYDPHFMPMGLDEAYLNVTEHLEERLNWPEDKRRYFLNTESTTEKNKEDINISGTLNIDGYSSSPVLFEDGTYVMDDHSGQRDQSLKNVVVFGTSAEEAVKEIRFRIEQKTQLTASAGIAPNTMLAKMCSDRNKPNGQCRISPERRAVLDFIKDLPIRKVPGIGKVTEKMLKALGIVTCSELYQQRALLSLLFSEASWRSFLDISLGLGSTHLEKDGERKSMSTERTFSEINTAEDQYSLCRELCRELAQDLQKEGLKGKTVTLKLKNVNFEVKTRASTVLSSVSAEDEIFAVAKMLLGTEIDNVAPHPLRIRLMGVRVSGFLSEEEKKYQQKSIRSFLKSGKEIDFPRLQPGKSNQENLTKNSETSSRGSFFDKKRAARQLNCNNHFPNESVGKQHFHGIKSSENFVEEANKVTDLQKSNVCEIFTCPVCFEEQSSSNLEEINRHIDECLAGSLVEDTVEISKNDISRANSFNFLSQCKNENIDACKKKITDQLAETGQSASTSENSSSNSREKKFTQIVSEKPHREKQPGDLIDIPRNASIKQCLLPPKNSQENAEQFGKMDHTEETSSSASFEAREDSVLVCPVCNSEQKTTSLMSFNRHVDVCLNKGLIQELTEKDNCSAKSSDTENQNKVGGLSRGQQCTKPLQGTKRSGLPTSQSASKKAKSINSKHTIEMFFK, encoded by the exons ATGGACAACATGAATAAAGTTGATAACACCTCTTGTAATGGTGGAGCTCTACTTAGAATGGGCCTCAATGATAACAAAGCTGGAATGCAAGGTTTGGATAAAGAGAAAATCAATAAAATCATCATGGAAGCTTCCAAG GGCTCcaaattttatgaaaatgaactCAAGAAAGATCAACAGGTTAACCAACGAATTGAGAAAATGATGCAGCTTAAGGAGAAAATTACACAACAACAGCTGTTGAAAGCGCAGTTGCAG GTGGACAAACTTGTGATGGAACTGGAACAGAGCCGCAACCTCAGTAGTACTATTGTGCACATTGACATGGATGCCTTCTATGCAGCTGTGGAAATGAGAGACAATccagagctgaaggaaaagccTATTGCAGTGGGATCAATGAGTATGTTG TCCACCTCAAACTACCATGCTAGGAGATTTGGTGTACGTGCAGCCATGCCTGGATTTATTGCTAAAAAGCTCTGTCCACATCTAACTATAGTACCattaaactttgaaaaatacagaaaagtgaGTAAAGAG GTTAAAGAAATACTGGCTGAATATGATCCCCATTTTATGCCTATGGGCCTAGATGAAGCCTACCTGAATGTAACAGAGCACTTGGAGGAAAGGCTGAACTGGCCGGAAGATAAAAGAAGATACTTTTTGAACACAGAAAGCACTACAGAAAAAA ATAAAGAGGATATAAACATATCTGGCACATTGAATATTGATGGATACTCTTCTTCACCAGTGCTGTTTGAAGATGGCACATATGTAATGGATGATCACTCTGGACAAAGAGATCAGTCGCTGAAAAATGTAGTTGTCTTTGGAACTTCTGCAGAAGAAGCTGTAAAGGAAATTCGCTTTAGGATTGAGCAGAAAACTCAACTAACTGCTAGTGCAG gaatAGCTCCAAATACAATGTTAGCGAAAATGTGCAGTGATCGTAATAAACCTAATGGGCAATGCAGAATTTCTCCAGAGAGACGAGCGGTGCTAGACTTTATAAAAGATTTGCCCATTAGAAAG gttCCAGGTATAGGAAAAGTAACAGAGAAGATGTTAAAAGCCCTTGGAATTGTGACCTGCTCAGAACTTTACCAGCAGAGGgcactgctttctcttcttttttcagaagcatcttGGCGTAGTTTTTTGGATATCTCTCTTGGGCTGGGTTCAACACATTTGGAAAA ggatggagaaagaaaaagtatgaGCACTGAAAG AACATTCAGTGAAATTAACACAGCAGAAGATCAGTACAGCTTGTGTCGAGAACTCTGCAGGGAACTTGCTCAGGACTTACAGAAAGAGGGACTCAag ggtAAAACTGTTACCTTGAAGCTAAAGAACGTGAACTTTGAAGTAAAAACAAGAGCTTCAACAGTGctgtcttctgtttctgctgaggatgaaatatttgctgttgCAAAAATGTTATTAGGAACGGAAATTGATAACGTTGCTCCTCACCCTTTAAGGATAAGACTTATGG GTGTACGAGTATCAGGATTTCTaagtgaagaagagaagaaataccAACAAAAAAGCATTAGAAGCTTCttaaaatcaggaaaagaaattgattttccAAGGCTTCAGCCAGGGAAATCCAACCAAGAAAATCTCACAAAAAACTCAGAAACATCGTCCAGAGGGAGTTTTTTTGATAAAAAGCGAGCTGCAAGGCAACTAAATTGTAATAatcattttccaaatgaaagtGTAGGTAAGCAGCACTTTCATGGTATaaaatcatcagaaaatttTGTGGAAGAAGCAAACAAGGTCACAGACTTGCAGAAGTCTAATGTATGTGAGATCTTCACATGCCCTGTTTGTTTTGAGGAGCAAAGTAGTAGTAATTTGGAAGAGATTAATAGGCATATTGATGAATGTCTTGCTGGCAGTCTTGTTGAAGATACTGTGGAAATAtcaaaaaatgacatttcaagAGCAAATTCATTTAACTTCTTATCAcagtgtaaaaatgaaaatattgatgcctgtaaaaaaaaaataacagatcaATTAGCAGAAACAGGCCAGTCAGCAAGTACATCTGAAAACTCTTCTAGCaatagcagagagaaaaaattcaCTCAAATAGTCTCTGAAAAGcctcacagagaaaaacagcctGGTGATCTCATTGATATTCCTAGAAATGCAAGCATAAAACAATGTCTCCTTCCCCCAAAAAATTCACAAGAGAATGCAGAACAGTTTGGAAAGATGGATCATACAGAAGAAACTAGTTCATCCGCATCTTTTGAAGCCAGAGAAGACAGTGTTCTTGTTTGTCCAGTTTgtaattcagaacagaaaaccaCCAGCCTTATGTCATTTAACAGACACGTAGATGTCTGCTTAAACAAAGGCCTTATCCAGGAGCTGACAGAAAAAGATAATTGTTCTGCTAAGTCTTCTGatacagaaaatcaaaacaaagttG GAGGCTTAAGCAGAGGACAGCAGTGCACAAAACCATTACAAGGAACAAAAAG gtctGGACTACCAACTTCACAATCAGCATCAAAAAAGGCCAAGTCAATCAATTCCAAGCATacaattgaaatgttttttaaatga
- the POLK gene encoding DNA polymerase kappa isoform X2: MDNMNKVDNTSCNGGALLRMGLNDNKAGMQGLDKEKINKIIMEASKGSKFYENELKKDQQVNQRIEKMMQLKEKITQQQLLKAQLQVDKLVMELEQSRNLSSTIVHIDMDAFYAAVEMRDNPELKEKPIAVGSMSMLSTSNYHARRFGVRAAMPGFIAKKLCPHLTIVPLNFEKYRKVSKEVKEILAEYDPHFMPMGLDEAYLNVTEHLEERLNWPEDKRRYFLNTESTTEKMLFEDGTYVMDDHSGQRDQSLKNVVVFGTSAEEAVKEIRFRIEQKTQLTASAGIAPNTMLAKMCSDRNKPNGQCRISPERRAVLDFIKDLPIRKVPGIGKVTEKMLKALGIVTCSELYQQRALLSLLFSEASWRSFLDISLGLGSTHLEKDGERKSMSTERTFSEINTAEDQYSLCRELCRELAQDLQKEGLKGKTVTLKLKNVNFEVKTRASTVLSSVSAEDEIFAVAKMLLGTEIDNVAPHPLRIRLMGVRVSGFLSEEEKKYQQKSIRSFLKSGKEIDFPRLQPGKSNQENLTKNSETSSRGSFFDKKRAARQLNCNNHFPNESVGKQHFHGIKSSENFVEEANKVTDLQKSNVCEIFTCPVCFEEQSSSNLEEINRHIDECLAGSLVEDTVEISKNDISRANSFNFLSQCKNENIDACKKKITDQLAETGQSASTSENSSSNSREKKFTQIVSEKPHREKQPGDLIDIPRNASIKQCLLPPKNSQENAEQFGKMDHTEETSSSASFEAREDSVLVCPVCNSEQKTTSLMSFNRHVDVCLNKGLIQELTEKDNCSAKSSDTENQNKVGGLSRGQQCTKPLQGTKRSGLPTSQSASKKAKSINSKHTIEMFFK; encoded by the exons ATGGACAACATGAATAAAGTTGATAACACCTCTTGTAATGGTGGAGCTCTACTTAGAATGGGCCTCAATGATAACAAAGCTGGAATGCAAGGTTTGGATAAAGAGAAAATCAATAAAATCATCATGGAAGCTTCCAAG GGCTCcaaattttatgaaaatgaactCAAGAAAGATCAACAGGTTAACCAACGAATTGAGAAAATGATGCAGCTTAAGGAGAAAATTACACAACAACAGCTGTTGAAAGCGCAGTTGCAG GTGGACAAACTTGTGATGGAACTGGAACAGAGCCGCAACCTCAGTAGTACTATTGTGCACATTGACATGGATGCCTTCTATGCAGCTGTGGAAATGAGAGACAATccagagctgaaggaaaagccTATTGCAGTGGGATCAATGAGTATGTTG TCCACCTCAAACTACCATGCTAGGAGATTTGGTGTACGTGCAGCCATGCCTGGATTTATTGCTAAAAAGCTCTGTCCACATCTAACTATAGTACCattaaactttgaaaaatacagaaaagtgaGTAAAGAG GTTAAAGAAATACTGGCTGAATATGATCCCCATTTTATGCCTATGGGCCTAGATGAAGCCTACCTGAATGTAACAGAGCACTTGGAGGAAAGGCTGAACTGGCCGGAAGATAAAAGAAGATACTTTTTGAACACAGAAAGCACTACAGAAAAAA TGCTGTTTGAAGATGGCACATATGTAATGGATGATCACTCTGGACAAAGAGATCAGTCGCTGAAAAATGTAGTTGTCTTTGGAACTTCTGCAGAAGAAGCTGTAAAGGAAATTCGCTTTAGGATTGAGCAGAAAACTCAACTAACTGCTAGTGCAG gaatAGCTCCAAATACAATGTTAGCGAAAATGTGCAGTGATCGTAATAAACCTAATGGGCAATGCAGAATTTCTCCAGAGAGACGAGCGGTGCTAGACTTTATAAAAGATTTGCCCATTAGAAAG gttCCAGGTATAGGAAAAGTAACAGAGAAGATGTTAAAAGCCCTTGGAATTGTGACCTGCTCAGAACTTTACCAGCAGAGGgcactgctttctcttcttttttcagaagcatcttGGCGTAGTTTTTTGGATATCTCTCTTGGGCTGGGTTCAACACATTTGGAAAA ggatggagaaagaaaaagtatgaGCACTGAAAG AACATTCAGTGAAATTAACACAGCAGAAGATCAGTACAGCTTGTGTCGAGAACTCTGCAGGGAACTTGCTCAGGACTTACAGAAAGAGGGACTCAag ggtAAAACTGTTACCTTGAAGCTAAAGAACGTGAACTTTGAAGTAAAAACAAGAGCTTCAACAGTGctgtcttctgtttctgctgaggatgaaatatttgctgttgCAAAAATGTTATTAGGAACGGAAATTGATAACGTTGCTCCTCACCCTTTAAGGATAAGACTTATGG GTGTACGAGTATCAGGATTTCTaagtgaagaagagaagaaataccAACAAAAAAGCATTAGAAGCTTCttaaaatcaggaaaagaaattgattttccAAGGCTTCAGCCAGGGAAATCCAACCAAGAAAATCTCACAAAAAACTCAGAAACATCGTCCAGAGGGAGTTTTTTTGATAAAAAGCGAGCTGCAAGGCAACTAAATTGTAATAatcattttccaaatgaaagtGTAGGTAAGCAGCACTTTCATGGTATaaaatcatcagaaaatttTGTGGAAGAAGCAAACAAGGTCACAGACTTGCAGAAGTCTAATGTATGTGAGATCTTCACATGCCCTGTTTGTTTTGAGGAGCAAAGTAGTAGTAATTTGGAAGAGATTAATAGGCATATTGATGAATGTCTTGCTGGCAGTCTTGTTGAAGATACTGTGGAAATAtcaaaaaatgacatttcaagAGCAAATTCATTTAACTTCTTATCAcagtgtaaaaatgaaaatattgatgcctgtaaaaaaaaaataacagatcaATTAGCAGAAACAGGCCAGTCAGCAAGTACATCTGAAAACTCTTCTAGCaatagcagagagaaaaaattcaCTCAAATAGTCTCTGAAAAGcctcacagagaaaaacagcctGGTGATCTCATTGATATTCCTAGAAATGCAAGCATAAAACAATGTCTCCTTCCCCCAAAAAATTCACAAGAGAATGCAGAACAGTTTGGAAAGATGGATCATACAGAAGAAACTAGTTCATCCGCATCTTTTGAAGCCAGAGAAGACAGTGTTCTTGTTTGTCCAGTTTgtaattcagaacagaaaaccaCCAGCCTTATGTCATTTAACAGACACGTAGATGTCTGCTTAAACAAAGGCCTTATCCAGGAGCTGACAGAAAAAGATAATTGTTCTGCTAAGTCTTCTGatacagaaaatcaaaacaaagttG GAGGCTTAAGCAGAGGACAGCAGTGCACAAAACCATTACAAGGAACAAAAAG gtctGGACTACCAACTTCACAATCAGCATCAAAAAAGGCCAAGTCAATCAATTCCAAGCATacaattgaaatgttttttaaatga